From the Accumulibacter sp. genome, one window contains:
- a CDS encoding penicillin-binding protein 1A — translation MSACGKSLPEPLLPTALRWLLYPLVVVLGLAAIAAAMVAVVLSLAYPNLPSLEILTDYRPKIPLRVFTADGHLLGEFGEERRAVVSIQDVPAVLKQAVLAAEDERFYQHGGVDTLGVLRALHANLVGGGKRQGASTITQQVARNFFLSSEKTYTRKLYEALLSFKIERNLSKDQIFELYLNQIFLGQRAYGFAAAAHIYFGKQLGELTLAEAAMLAGLPKAPSAYNPIVNPRRARIRQEYVLRRMRDLGFISEAQHDAALAQALVLRRESNTTPIHAEFVTEMARQIAAERFPDDVYTRGLRVFTTIQKDDQEAAYASVRRNILDYDRRHGYRGAEAYVDLAGIKSDTDEALEELLLEYQESEDLQPAIVLQADARKLRAFRRGGDVISITGEGLKFAARMLDDQAPPNKRLRRGAIIRVQTDDKGNWRIAQMPEVEGAFLAADPTDGAIRALVGGFDFQRNKFNHVTQAWRQPGSSFKPFIYSGALERGFTPASIVNDEPISFPATLTGSQAWEPKNYDGRYEGPMRLRTALAKSKNMVSIRVLQASGVRFIQDYITRFGFDAKKHPPYLTMALGAGSVTPWEMVAAYAVFANGGYRIRPYIVREIVDDKKQVLAQAESVSAGDENLRAIDPRNAYLMDSMLRDVTIYGTAARASATLKRRDLAGKTGTTNEHVDAWFCGYQQTVVACSWIGFDQPRNLGKGETGGTAALPAWIGYMTKALSNTPESFLSMPEGIVSVASPDAGKGPAQELFYRENVPAQIEPEPPGDDERAED, via the coding sequence ATGTCGGCCTGTGGAAAATCCCTGCCGGAACCTCTCTTGCCTACTGCTCTCCGCTGGCTGCTCTATCCTCTGGTCGTCGTTCTCGGACTTGCCGCAATCGCCGCTGCGATGGTGGCCGTCGTACTGAGCTTGGCTTACCCGAATCTGCCGTCACTCGAAATCCTGACCGACTATCGACCGAAGATCCCCTTGCGTGTGTTCACCGCAGACGGTCATTTGCTTGGCGAGTTCGGCGAGGAACGGCGAGCCGTGGTCAGCATCCAGGACGTGCCTGCCGTCCTGAAGCAGGCCGTGCTTGCCGCCGAGGATGAGCGCTTCTATCAGCACGGGGGTGTCGATACGCTTGGCGTGCTGCGCGCGCTGCATGCCAACCTGGTCGGCGGCGGCAAGCGCCAGGGCGCGTCGACCATTACCCAGCAGGTGGCGCGGAACTTCTTCCTGTCATCGGAGAAGACCTACACGCGCAAGCTCTATGAGGCGCTGCTTTCGTTCAAGATCGAAAGGAACCTGAGCAAGGATCAGATCTTCGAGCTCTACCTCAACCAGATCTTCCTCGGACAGCGGGCCTACGGCTTTGCCGCCGCTGCGCATATCTATTTCGGCAAACAACTGGGCGAACTGACCCTTGCCGAAGCGGCAATGCTCGCCGGGCTCCCTAAGGCGCCGTCCGCCTACAATCCAATCGTCAACCCGCGGCGCGCGCGCATCCGACAGGAGTATGTCCTGCGCCGGATGCGCGACCTGGGGTTCATCAGCGAGGCGCAGCACGACGCCGCCCTGGCGCAGGCGCTGGTACTGCGGCGCGAAAGCAACACCACGCCCATCCACGCCGAATTCGTCACTGAAATGGCCCGCCAGATCGCCGCCGAGAGATTTCCCGATGACGTATACACACGTGGACTGCGTGTCTTTACGACGATCCAAAAGGACGATCAGGAAGCCGCCTATGCCAGCGTGCGCCGGAACATCCTCGATTACGATCGCCGGCACGGATATCGCGGTGCCGAAGCCTACGTCGACCTGGCGGGAATCAAGTCCGACACCGACGAAGCACTGGAGGAACTGCTGCTCGAGTATCAGGAGAGCGAGGACCTGCAACCGGCCATCGTCCTGCAGGCCGACGCCAGGAAGCTGCGGGCCTTCCGTCGCGGCGGCGACGTCATCAGCATTACCGGTGAGGGTCTGAAGTTCGCGGCAAGAATGCTGGACGACCAGGCGCCGCCCAACAAGCGTCTGCGCCGCGGTGCGATCATCCGCGTGCAGACCGACGACAAGGGAAACTGGCGCATCGCCCAGATGCCGGAAGTCGAGGGAGCCTTCCTGGCGGCGGACCCGACGGACGGTGCCATCCGCGCGCTGGTTGGCGGCTTCGACTTCCAACGCAACAAGTTCAACCACGTGACCCAGGCTTGGCGGCAGCCGGGGTCGAGTTTCAAGCCCTTCATCTACTCCGGCGCTCTGGAGCGCGGCTTCACCCCCGCTTCGATCGTCAATGACGAACCGATCAGCTTCCCGGCGACGCTGACCGGCAGCCAGGCCTGGGAACCGAAGAACTACGATGGGCGCTATGAAGGTCCGATGCGGCTGCGCACGGCGCTGGCCAAGTCGAAGAACATGGTCTCGATCCGCGTGCTCCAGGCCAGCGGTGTCCGCTTCATCCAGGACTACATCACCCGCTTCGGCTTTGACGCGAAGAAGCACCCCCCATACCTGACCATGGCGCTCGGCGCAGGCTCGGTCACGCCGTGGGAGATGGTCGCCGCCTATGCCGTGTTCGCCAATGGTGGCTACCGCATCCGGCCGTACATCGTGCGCGAGATTGTCGACGACAAGAAGCAGGTACTGGCGCAAGCCGAGTCAGTCAGCGCAGGTGACGAGAACCTGCGGGCCATCGACCCGCGCAACGCCTACCTGATGGACAGCATGCTGCGTGACGTGACGATCTACGGCACCGCGGCACGTGCTTCGGCAACGTTGAAGCGCCGCGATCTGGCTGGCAAGACGGGAACCACCAACGAGCACGTGGACGCATGGTTCTGCGGCTACCAGCAGACCGTCGTCGCCTGCTCGTGGATCGGTTTCGACCAGCCACGCAACCTCGGCAAGGGCGAGACCGGAGGGACGGCAGCCCTGCCCGCGTGGATCGGCTACATGACGAAAGCGCTGAGCAACACACCCGAGTCCTTCCTGTCGATGCCGGAAGGCATCGTTTCCGTTGCCTCGCCGGATGCTGGCAAGGGTCCGGCACAGGAACTGTTCTACCGGGAGAACGTTCCCGCGCAGATCGAGCCGGAACCACCTGGCGACGACGAACGCGCCGAGGATTGA
- a CDS encoding pilus assembly protein PilM codes for MTLDLSIFNPKARSLIGLDISSSSVKMVELASDGKGGYRVERYAIETLQRDVVSDGNIVNLEAAAESVRRAWKKLATSTRQVAIALPASHVITKKIIVAAGQREAELELLVESEANQYIPFALDEVNLDFQVIGPAPSSPDEIEVLIAASRKEKVEDRVAVAESAGLKPRVLDVESYAVLSAFQLVEATLPEGGKGQIIALVDVGANVMNLTVLRNDQQIYAREQAFGGNQLTQDIARLFNMTFEEAEGEKRRNSLPEKYETELLRPFLEALALELSRALQFFFTSTQFNQVNHIVLAGGCAVIHGIDQVVASRTQINTVIANPFAGMVLSDRIREKSLLADASSLMVACGLALRRFDE; via the coding sequence TTGACGCTTGATCTTTCGATATTCAATCCGAAGGCTCGCTCCCTGATTGGGCTGGACATCAGTTCTTCATCGGTGAAGATGGTCGAGCTGGCGAGTGACGGCAAGGGGGGATACCGCGTCGAGCGTTACGCAATCGAGACCCTGCAGCGCGATGTCGTCTCCGACGGCAACATCGTGAACCTCGAGGCTGCGGCCGAATCCGTGCGGCGGGCATGGAAGAAACTGGCCACATCGACACGACAGGTGGCGATTGCGCTGCCGGCTTCGCATGTCATCACCAAGAAGATCATCGTCGCCGCTGGCCAGCGCGAGGCGGAACTCGAGTTGCTCGTCGAGTCGGAGGCCAACCAGTACATTCCTTTTGCACTGGACGAGGTCAACCTCGATTTCCAGGTGATTGGCCCGGCTCCGTCGTCGCCGGACGAGATCGAGGTCCTCATCGCTGCATCGCGAAAGGAGAAGGTCGAAGACCGCGTCGCCGTCGCCGAGTCGGCCGGCCTGAAACCGCGCGTCCTCGACGTGGAGTCCTACGCGGTCCTTTCCGCCTTTCAGTTGGTCGAGGCGACGCTTCCCGAAGGCGGCAAAGGGCAGATCATCGCTCTCGTCGACGTCGGCGCCAACGTCATGAACCTGACGGTGCTGCGCAATGACCAGCAGATCTACGCACGCGAGCAGGCTTTCGGCGGCAACCAGTTGACGCAGGACATCGCTCGTCTGTTCAACATGACCTTCGAGGAAGCGGAAGGCGAAAAACGTCGCAACAGCCTGCCGGAGAAGTACGAAACCGAACTGCTGCGACCATTTCTCGAAGCGCTCGCACTCGAACTGTCGCGCGCGCTGCAGTTCTTCTTCACGTCCACCCAGTTCAATCAGGTCAACCACATCGTCCTCGCGGGCGGTTGCGCCGTGATTCACGGTATCGACCAGGTGGTTGCATCGCGGACGCAGATAAACACCGTCATCGCCAACCCATTTGCCGGCATGGTGCTTTCCGATCGCATCCGCGAGAAGAGCCTGTTGGCCGACGCTTCGTCGCTGATGGTGGCATGCGGCCTGGCGCTGCGGAGATTCGACGAATGA
- the lysA gene encoding diaminopimelate decarboxylase, which yields MSGFARSDGVLHAEGVSLATIAERFGTPCWVYSRHALEAALDEFQSELAGIDALVCYAVKANSNLAVLDVLARRGAGFDIVSGGELKRVLAAGADPRRIVFSGVGKSAGEMELALHVGILCFNVESAAELDRLDTVAGELGKVAPVSLRVNPDVDARTHPYVSTGLKENKFGVAYEDALPLYRRAAALRNLRVSGIDCHIGSQLLDAAPFVEALDKVLLLVDRLAAEGIALEHIDLGGGLGIRYRNEAPPAVRDYLQPMLAELRGRKLRVLLEPGRRLVGNAGVLLTRVEYLKPGDAKSFAIVDAAMNDLARPALYGAWHEIVAVIPRPGPVRPWEIVGPVCESGDFLGRGRELALAAGDLLAIMSAGAYSMSMSSNYNSRPRAAEVMVDGDQAHLVRRREAVEELYALEERLPCA from the coding sequence ATGAGTGGCTTTGCGCGCAGCGACGGCGTGCTCCACGCTGAAGGGGTTTCTCTCGCCACGATTGCCGAGCGCTTCGGTACTCCGTGTTGGGTCTATTCGCGGCATGCGCTGGAAGCCGCGCTTGACGAGTTCCAGAGTGAACTGGCAGGGATCGACGCGCTCGTCTGCTACGCGGTCAAAGCCAACTCGAACCTTGCCGTGCTCGACGTCCTCGCCCGCCGCGGTGCTGGTTTCGATATCGTTTCCGGCGGCGAACTCAAGCGCGTCCTTGCTGCCGGCGCCGATCCACGGCGGATTGTCTTTTCCGGAGTGGGCAAGAGCGCGGGCGAAATGGAGCTGGCGCTGCATGTCGGCATCCTCTGCTTCAACGTCGAGTCCGCGGCGGAACTCGATCGCCTGGATACCGTCGCCGGCGAACTGGGCAAGGTGGCGCCGGTCAGCCTGCGGGTGAATCCGGACGTCGATGCGCGGACACATCCATACGTCTCGACCGGCCTCAAGGAAAACAAGTTTGGCGTCGCCTACGAGGATGCCCTGCCACTGTATCGGCGCGCTGCCGCCCTGCGCAACCTGCGCGTCAGCGGAATCGATTGCCACATCGGTTCGCAACTGCTCGACGCCGCGCCCTTTGTCGAGGCGCTCGACAAGGTCCTCCTGTTGGTCGACCGTCTGGCGGCGGAAGGCATTGCCCTGGAGCACATCGATCTCGGGGGCGGGCTCGGCATTCGTTATCGCAACGAGGCTCCGCCCGCCGTCAGGGATTACCTGCAGCCGATGCTGGCGGAGCTTCGCGGGCGAAAGCTGCGTGTTCTCCTCGAACCCGGGCGGCGCCTGGTCGGCAACGCAGGGGTGCTGCTGACGCGTGTCGAATACCTGAAACCGGGCGACGCGAAGAGCTTCGCCATCGTCGATGCGGCGATGAACGATCTCGCTCGGCCAGCGTTGTATGGGGCTTGGCACGAAATCGTTGCCGTCATTCCGCGCCCGGGCCCTGTCCGGCCCTGGGAGATTGTTGGGCCGGTCTGTGAATCGGGTGACTTTCTCGGCCGTGGACGGGAACTGGCACTCGCCGCGGGCGATCTGCTGGCAATCATGTCGGCCGGCGCCTACAGCATGTCAATGAGTTCGAACTACAATTCACGCCCGCGCGCGGCGGAGGTGATGGTTGATGGCGACCAGGCCCACCTGGTTCGTCGTCGTGAAGCGGTCGAGGAATTGTACGCCCTCGAGGAGCGGTTGCCCTGCGCTTAG
- a CDS encoding type 4a pilus biogenesis protein PilO, with the protein MARSLASIDFQRIIGDFQNLNPRDVGAWPVAPRATVLVVLFLMILLAGWWFYWDDQLVSLREKQEAELRLRDEYVRKKAQAVNLDLYVQRLSEIDLAFGALLKQLPNKAEVESLLVEINQAGMGRGLQFDLFKPGAEQVRDFYAELPITVRLTGTYHDFGAFAGDIGKLSRIVTLNNIAISTNQQSKDGSLVMDATTKTFRYLDEEELAANRKKAADAAKAGK; encoded by the coding sequence ATGGCGAGGTCTCTTGCGAGCATTGACTTTCAGCGAATCATCGGCGACTTTCAGAACCTGAATCCGCGTGACGTCGGCGCCTGGCCGGTCGCACCGCGTGCCACGGTCCTGGTCGTCCTCTTCCTGATGATTCTGCTGGCGGGGTGGTGGTTCTACTGGGATGATCAGCTGGTTTCGTTGCGCGAGAAGCAGGAGGCCGAACTGCGACTGCGCGACGAGTACGTCAGAAAGAAAGCTCAGGCAGTCAACCTCGATCTCTACGTGCAGCGCCTGAGCGAAATTGATCTGGCCTTCGGGGCCCTGCTGAAGCAGTTGCCGAACAAGGCCGAGGTCGAGTCGCTGCTGGTCGAAATCAACCAGGCCGGTATGGGCAGGGGGTTGCAGTTCGATCTCTTCAAACCGGGTGCCGAGCAGGTCCGGGATTTCTACGCCGAGCTGCCGATCACCGTTCGTCTGACCGGCACGTACCACGATTTCGGAGCGTTTGCTGGTGACATCGGCAAGCTGTCTCGCATCGTCACCCTGAACAACATCGCGATCAGTACCAATCAACAGAGCAAGGACGGCAGTCTGGTGATGGATGCGACGACGAAAACCTTCCGCTATCTGGACGAAGAGGAACTGGCGGCGAACCGCAAGAAGGCGGCTGATGCAGCGAAGGCCGGCAAATGA
- a CDS encoding pilus assembly protein PilP, which yields MRRILPLILLSAVAVGGCADNDQEELREWMKTAAAGVKPNIPPLPVVQPYEPVPYDVGNLTEPFAVAKMGVADKKSGGGFRPDLDRPKEPLELYPLESLKYVGVITRNKVSFAIVQVEGALHQVKIGNYMGQNFGVVVGVTESEITLRELVQDSAGDWVERTSTLMLQEKGAR from the coding sequence ATGAGACGCATACTGCCCTTGATTCTCCTGAGTGCCGTGGCAGTTGGCGGCTGTGCCGACAATGACCAGGAGGAACTTCGCGAGTGGATGAAGACGGCCGCTGCGGGTGTCAAACCGAACATCCCACCGTTGCCGGTGGTGCAGCCTTACGAACCGGTCCCCTATGACGTGGGCAATCTTACCGAACCGTTCGCCGTCGCCAAGATGGGCGTGGCGGACAAGAAGAGTGGCGGCGGTTTTCGGCCGGATCTCGATCGGCCGAAAGAGCCTCTGGAGCTCTATCCTCTCGAGTCACTCAAGTATGTTGGGGTGATCACGAGGAACAAGGTTTCCTTCGCGATCGTGCAGGTCGAGGGCGCGCTGCACCAAGTCAAGATCGGCAACTACATGGGACAGAATTTCGGCGTCGTCGTTGGCGTGACCGAGTCCGAGATCACGTTGCGGGAACTCGTTCAGGACTCGGCAGGTGACTGGGTCGAGCGGACGAGCACCCTGATGCTGCAGGAAAAGGGAGCAAGGTAG
- the cyaY gene encoding iron donor protein CyaY: MPRIDPTRSTEALGNRGERNPFSVEHAVAARKATHRWASAAAVLESGRVGLSAVVRSASGAEGGVTGAAATGTACGFGGSTNPPRLPQPASKTKASVTGARNDHIIRHSKMWMVAHMEEHDFNAHAEAILSRIEAALECSVADLDFERVGDQVLQIDFADGSRIVVNRHDPAREIWVAARSGGFHYRWQEGCWRDTRNGSELLSTLSDLVSTQAGEPVSLL, from the coding sequence ATGCCGCGAATAGACCCAACACGGAGTACCGAAGCGCTCGGCAATCGTGGCGAGAGAAACCCCTTCAGCGTGGAGCACGCCGTCGCTGCGCGCAAAGCCACTCATCGCTGGGCCTCCGCAGCAGCCGTGCTAGAATCCGGGCGTGTGGGGTTGTCTGCCGTCGTGCGCTCGGCGTCGGGTGCTGAAGGAGGCGTGACGGGTGCGGCTGCCACCGGCACCGCCTGCGGTTTCGGCGGCAGCACCAATCCGCCGCGATTGCCACAACCGGCGAGCAAGACAAAGGCCAGTGTGACCGGCGCAAGGAATGACCACATAATTCGCCACAGCAAAATGTGGATGGTAGCACACATGGAAGAGCACGATTTCAACGCCCACGCCGAAGCGATCCTGTCCCGGATCGAAGCTGCCCTTGAATGCAGCGTTGCCGATCTGGACTTCGAACGGGTCGGCGACCAAGTCTTGCAGATCGACTTCGCCGACGGCAGCAGGATCGTCGTCAACCGCCACGACCCAGCCCGGGAAATCTGGGTCGCAGCGCGTTCAGGCGGGTTCCACTACCGCTGGCAGGAAGGCTGCTGGCGCGATACGCGCAATGGTTCCGAGTTGCTGTCGACGCTGTCGGATCTGGTTTCGACGCAGGCCGGCGAGCCCGTTTCCCTGCTCTGA
- a CDS encoding shikimate kinase translates to MGAGKTTVGKALAKRLGYRFLDSDHEVEERTGVSLATIFEIEGEDGFRKREAQLIAELAELRQHVVATGGGSVLRPENRLALRSSGTVVYLDVPLHTLHERTRHDRKRPLLQVSDPRQKLRELLAQRDPLYREVADVTISGSHITPQAILNLLLKEEGEAWKR, encoded by the coding sequence ATGGGGGCCGGCAAGACGACCGTCGGCAAGGCCCTCGCCAAGCGCCTCGGCTACCGCTTCCTCGACTCCGATCATGAAGTCGAGGAGCGTACCGGCGTCAGTCTGGCTACCATCTTCGAAATCGAAGGCGAGGACGGTTTCCGCAAGCGCGAAGCGCAACTCATCGCCGAGTTGGCCGAGCTCAGACAGCATGTCGTGGCCACCGGTGGCGGCTCCGTCCTCCGACCGGAAAACCGGCTGGCGCTGCGCTCGAGCGGCACGGTGGTCTATCTCGACGTGCCGCTGCACACGCTCCACGAACGGACTCGTCACGACCGCAAGCGGCCACTGCTGCAGGTCAGCGATCCGCGGCAGAAGCTGCGCGAACTGCTTGCGCAGCGCGACCCGCTTTACCGCGAGGTGGCGGATGTGACCATCTCCGGCAGCCACATCACGCCGCAGGCGATTCTCAATCTGCTGCTCAAGGAAGAGGGTGAAGCATGGAAACGCTGA
- the pilQ gene encoding type IV pilus secretin PilQ — MKRIKHWLPGLMGALSLLVGVATAQEAAPNAIESMNVLQQGPVVNVKLNFREPLQALPPAFSVAKPARIALDFPNTVNALGKSSQTFNEGDLKSANIVQAEGRTRVVLNLNRAMSYEASIDGKSLVLAMVPAATPDSTQAVEHFAKASASDVGNSIRAIVFRRGKDGEGRITVDLTDPNAGIDIRHEGKNLVVDFVRVNVPPTLRKKLDVTDFATPVLAVNTVQKGADTRMTITPRGLWEHNAYQSDTQFVIEVKPIIEDPNKLVQGSRGGYRGEKLSLNFQNVDVRRLLQVIGEFTGMNMVISDSVGGSITLILKDVPWDQALDIIMQQKGLDMRKNGNVILIAPREEIATKEKLEFESQAQIGDLEPLQTESFQMNYIKAEAVQRLLIDPKQTLLSKRGSALLDERSNMMFVKDTPGRLAEVRAMIAKVDVPTRQVMIEARIVEAGDSFAKNLGVRLGFRQVFPDGAVRIGGDSTAIRGNLQQETAVNLPATPRSGTAGTFSFLLFNNALTQFLATEISALESDGRGRVISSPRVMTANGVEAIIEQGQEIPYQQATSSGATSVSFRKAVLSLKVKPHITPDGKVAMELDVNKDTPNTRLSTGAGVAIDTKHVKTEVLVENGGTVVIGGIFEQVTRNNVQRIPFLGDLPYIGFLFKNREIIDDKTELLVFITPRIVTEHLSLR, encoded by the coding sequence ATGAAACGGATCAAACATTGGCTGCCCGGCCTGATGGGCGCCCTGTCGCTGCTCGTAGGCGTTGCCACTGCCCAGGAGGCGGCGCCAAACGCCATCGAGTCGATGAATGTGCTGCAGCAGGGCCCGGTGGTCAACGTCAAGCTGAACTTCAGGGAGCCCCTGCAGGCGCTGCCGCCAGCCTTCAGCGTCGCCAAGCCGGCGCGCATCGCACTCGACTTCCCGAATACGGTCAATGCCCTCGGAAAATCGAGCCAGACCTTCAACGAAGGCGATCTGAAGAGCGCCAACATCGTCCAGGCCGAGGGTCGAACGCGTGTCGTCCTCAACCTCAATCGTGCGATGTCCTACGAAGCGAGTATCGACGGCAAGAGCCTCGTGCTGGCGATGGTTCCGGCTGCGACGCCGGACAGCACGCAGGCCGTCGAGCATTTTGCCAAGGCGAGCGCCAGTGATGTCGGCAACAGCATCCGGGCGATCGTCTTCCGCCGCGGCAAGGATGGCGAGGGGCGGATTACCGTTGACCTCACGGATCCCAACGCCGGCATCGATATCCGGCACGAAGGCAAGAATCTGGTGGTCGATTTCGTGCGCGTGAATGTCCCCCCAACGCTGCGCAAGAAGCTCGATGTGACCGATTTTGCAACCCCCGTACTGGCGGTCAACACGGTCCAGAAGGGGGCCGACACGCGCATGACGATCACCCCGCGTGGACTCTGGGAGCACAACGCCTACCAGAGCGACACCCAGTTCGTCATCGAGGTGAAACCGATCATCGAGGATCCGAACAAGCTGGTGCAGGGTTCGCGTGGTGGCTACCGGGGCGAGAAACTGTCACTGAACTTCCAGAATGTCGATGTCCGCCGCCTGCTGCAGGTGATCGGCGAGTTCACCGGCATGAACATGGTGATCAGTGATTCGGTCGGTGGCTCGATCACCCTGATCCTCAAGGATGTTCCCTGGGATCAGGCACTGGACATCATCATGCAGCAGAAGGGTCTCGACATGCGCAAGAACGGCAATGTGATCCTGATTGCGCCGCGCGAGGAGATCGCCACCAAGGAGAAGCTCGAGTTCGAATCGCAGGCGCAGATCGGCGATCTCGAACCGCTGCAGACCGAGAGCTTCCAGATGAACTACATCAAGGCCGAAGCCGTGCAGAGGCTGCTGATCGATCCAAAGCAGACGCTGCTGTCGAAGCGCGGCAGCGCGCTCCTCGACGAACGCTCGAACATGATGTTCGTCAAGGACACCCCTGGCCGGCTGGCCGAGGTGCGGGCCATGATCGCCAAGGTCGACGTGCCTACGCGACAGGTGATGATCGAAGCGCGGATCGTCGAGGCTGGCGACAGCTTTGCCAAGAACCTTGGGGTCCGCCTGGGCTTCAGACAGGTCTTCCCCGATGGCGCGGTCCGGATCGGCGGCGATTCGACGGCGATCAGGGGTAACCTGCAACAGGAAACGGCGGTCAATCTGCCCGCGACGCCACGTTCCGGAACCGCCGGCACTTTCTCGTTCCTCCTCTTCAACAACGCCTTGACCCAGTTTCTCGCGACGGAAATCTCGGCCCTCGAGTCCGATGGCCGTGGCAGGGTCATCTCCAGCCCGCGGGTAATGACCGCCAACGGGGTCGAGGCGATCATCGAACAGGGTCAGGAGATACCGTACCAGCAGGCGACGAGTTCCGGTGCGACCAGTGTTTCCTTCCGCAAGGCGGTGCTGTCGCTGAAGGTCAAGCCGCACATCACACCGGACGGCAAGGTTGCCATGGAGTTGGACGTCAACAAGGATACCCCGAACACCCGCCTGTCGACGGGCGCTGGCGTGGCGATCGACACCAAGCACGTGAAGACCGAGGTGCTGGTCGAGAATGGTGGCACGGTCGTCATCGGCGGCATCTTCGAGCAGGTGACGCGCAACAACGTGCAGCGCATACCCTTCCTCGGCGATCTGCCGTACATCGGTTTCCTCTTCAAGAACCGCGAGATCATCGACGACAAGACCGAACTGCTGGTTTTCATCACACCGCGGATCGTCACCGAGCACCTGTCGTTGCGCTAG
- the aroB gene encoding 3-dehydroquinate synthase: METLTLALGDRSYPIHVGRALLDRPDLLLPSLRQKKAAIVSNTTVAPLYLRRLADPLLQAGVEVVEVVLPDGEAVKDWRTLNSIFDALIAGRCERSTTLIALGGGVVGDVAGFAAACFQRGMPFVQVPTTLLAQVDSSVGGKTAINHPQGKNMIGAFHQPRLVLADTDTLTTLCDRELRAGLAEVIKYGLIRDLPFLEWLELNLERVLAREPAALATAVAASCRNKAEVVAADEREAGERALLNLGHTFGHAIETGVGYGEWLHGEAVAAGTMMAAQLSHQLGWIDRHDLARVEQLLQRAGLPVAGPMLSVERYLELMQHDKKVHDGRSRLVLLQRLGHAVLTDQAPLAQVRQAIAERTAHA; encoded by the coding sequence ATGGAAACGCTGACGCTTGCACTGGGAGATCGCTCCTACCCCATCCACGTCGGCCGTGCACTGCTCGACCGCCCCGACCTGCTGCTGCCCTCGTTGCGTCAGAAGAAGGCGGCCATCGTCAGCAACACGACCGTGGCGCCGCTGTACCTGCGGCGATTGGCCGATCCGCTGCTGCAAGCCGGCGTCGAGGTGGTCGAGGTCGTCTTGCCCGATGGCGAGGCGGTCAAGGACTGGCGAACCCTGAACTCGATCTTCGACGCGCTCATTGCAGGCCGCTGCGAACGCTCGACAACGCTGATCGCTCTGGGCGGCGGCGTTGTCGGTGATGTCGCCGGCTTTGCTGCGGCCTGCTTCCAGCGCGGCATGCCGTTCGTCCAGGTGCCGACCACCCTGCTGGCGCAGGTGGACTCATCGGTTGGTGGCAAGACGGCGATCAACCACCCGCAGGGAAAGAACATGATTGGTGCCTTCCACCAGCCGCGACTGGTGCTGGCGGATACCGATACCCTGACGACCTTGTGCGACCGCGAACTGCGCGCCGGTCTCGCCGAGGTTATCAAGTACGGGCTGATCCGGGATCTGCCGTTCCTCGAGTGGCTCGAGCTGAACCTTGAGCGCGTGCTGGCACGCGAGCCGGCGGCCTTGGCGACCGCGGTCGCCGCCTCCTGCCGCAACAAGGCCGAGGTCGTCGCCGCGGATGAGCGTGAAGCCGGCGAGCGGGCCCTGCTCAACCTGGGTCATACCTTCGGGCATGCGATCGAGACCGGTGTCGGCTACGGCGAGTGGCTGCACGGTGAAGCTGTCGCTGCAGGTACGATGATGGCGGCGCAACTGTCGCATCAACTCGGCTGGATCGACCGTCACGACCTCGCCCGGGTCGAGCAGCTGCTGCAGCGCGCCGGTTTGCCGGTGGCCGGCCCGATGCTGAGCGTCGAGCGCTACCTGGAGCTCATGCAGCACGACAAGAAGGTGCACGACGGCCGCTCGCGGCTGGTCCTGCTGCAGCGACTCGGGCACGCCGTGCTGACCGACCAGGCACCGCTGGCCCAGGTGCGCCAGGCGATCGCCGAACGTACGGCGCATGCATGA
- a CDS encoding PilN domain-containing protein: MIRINLLPHREEKRRARRQQFYALLGLVTVLALLIAVLVYSIIAGYIANQEAKNDFLKKEIAVLDKEIDQIKRLKQQTEALLKRKETIEALQRDRAEAVRLLTELAKQMPEGVYLKALKQEGQRIHMVGWAQSSARVSTLMRNIEASPWLEKPELLEIKAVTVDKRRLNEFAMNASLKRTPVEQKGAK, translated from the coding sequence ATGATACGCATCAATCTCCTGCCCCACAGGGAAGAAAAGCGCCGTGCGCGGCGGCAGCAGTTCTACGCCTTGCTCGGGCTGGTGACGGTGCTGGCCCTGTTGATCGCCGTTCTGGTGTATTCGATAATCGCCGGCTACATCGCCAATCAGGAGGCCAAGAACGACTTTCTCAAGAAGGAAATCGCCGTTCTCGACAAGGAGATCGACCAGATCAAGCGCCTCAAGCAACAGACCGAGGCGCTGCTCAAACGGAAGGAGACCATCGAGGCGCTGCAGCGCGACCGTGCCGAAGCCGTGCGTCTGCTGACCGAACTGGCCAAGCAGATGCCCGAGGGGGTTTACCTCAAGGCGCTGAAGCAGGAGGGACAACGCATCCACATGGTTGGTTGGGCGCAGTCCAGCGCCCGCGTGTCGACCCTGATGCGCAACATCGAGGCTTCGCCCTGGCTCGAGAAGCCGGAACTACTGGAAATCAAGGCAGTGACCGTCGACAAGAGGCGGCTCAACGAGTTTGCCATGAACGCGTCGCTGAAGCGGACCCCGGTTGAGCAAAAGGGAGCGAAGTGA